The Chloroflexota bacterium genome contains the following window.
GTGGCCGCTAGCCTTCGACACGAGCGCCACTGCTTCAAGTATTCACTGCTCACTGTTTCACTGTTCACTGCTCTGACCGGTTGGTGGTTTGCCCGCAACTACCTGCAAACTGGCGACATTATGGGTTTGCGCGATTATCAATCAGCCTGGGCCGGCGATGCTGATCGCGCCCGCCTCATTCGCGAAGCCCTCTCCGGCTTGCCTTATGCCTGGACGACGTTCTGGGCGCGGTTCGATTACGGGCAGATCGTTTTGCCGGATTGGGCCTATCAAGGTTTAGCCGCCTTGTGCATGTTGGCCGTCATCGGCCTCACTCGGGCGCGGCGCGAGTTCCGCTCGCCGGGCTTGCTCATCGTGGCCCTCGCCGTCCTCGTCTCGCTGGCTGGGTGGGGGGTGCTGATGATCACCATCCCCGCCACGGCCAATGCCCGCCTCGTCTTCCAAATCTTCCCGGCACTAGGATTGTTGTTTGTGTTGGGATGGCAGGAGTTGCTGACACCAAGACACGAAGACACTAGGCCACCAAGAAAAATCAGTTCTACCGGGTTTAACGCAAAGTCACAAGGACGCAAAGAAAACCGGCTTATGCCTTGGCGGCTTTGCGCCTTTGCGTTGAATCTTTCCTGCCCAAGCCGGGAGAGCCGAAGAATCTTTGTATCTTTGAGTCTTAGCGCCTTTGTGTTTTTATTTGCCCTCGTTGCCCTGTTTGGCTACCTCGCTCCCGCCTTCGCCTACCCTCGCGTTGCCGCTTCATTACCTAAAGATACGACTCTGGCCTCAGCCAACTTTGAAGGCGCGGCGGAGATTGTTGGCTACCGAGTTTCGGCGGATAAGGTTCAGCCGGGTGACGGCGTGGGCGTGACTGTTTACTGGCGACCTCTCTCACAGACCACCGCGCCGCTTCAAGTTTTTGTTCACCTTGTAAATAGCGAAGGCATCATCGTCGCCCAACGCGACACGTATCCGGGTTTGGGCAAAGCGATCACTACCACCTGGCGCGTCGGCCAAATCTTGGCCGACACTTACCGCGTCTTCATTCCCGACACCGCTTACGCGCCCGAAACGCTCACCGTGCGAGTCGGCTTGTGGAATCCTGACGAGAACCGGCCACTGATCGCAAACGACAGCGACACACTTGAAGTTGGCGCGCTCGCTTTGCAGAGTCGTGTAGGCACTGTACCCAACCCAACTTCCATCAACTTTGCCAACAAGATGGCACTAAGGGG
Protein-coding sequences here:
- a CDS encoding glycosyltransferase family 39 protein — its product is MGQQQRWAILISAAFVILALAYNFANPPFEAVDEIRHFRYVRYLTLNHALPPVSAESSRELQAHHPPLYYILAALITSPIQSDAGPDYTPPVNPFWGFRYFEPSTDNKNQYLHSPDERWQFSGATLIVYLGRWLSMLFGLGAVLMAYRLSRTVFPDRPALALGAMAFVAFNPMFLHGSASLNNDTAVAFFGSWAIVESAAIAQFGPTNRRGLALGIALGLGILSKASALPLILAAAAAFVAASLRHERHCFKYSLLTVSLFTALTGWWFARNYLQTGDIMGLRDYQSAWAGDADRARLIREALSGLPYAWTTFWARFDYGQIVLPDWAYQGLAALCMLAVIGLTRARREFRSPGLLIVALAVLVSLAGWGVLMITIPATANARLVFQIFPALGLLFVLGWQELLTPRHEDTRPPRKISSTGFNAKSQGRKENRLMPWRLCAFALNLSCPSRESRRIFVSLSLSAFVFLFALVALFGYLAPAFAYPRVAASLPKDTTLASANFEGAAEIVGYRVSADKVQPGDGVGVTVYWRPLSQTTAPLQVFVHLVNSEGIIVAQRDTYPGLGKAITTTWRVGQILADTYRVFIPDTAYAPETLTVRVGLWNPDENRPLIANDSDTLEVGALALQSRVGTVPNPTSINFANKMALRGYELDARILKPGNTILLTTYWQPVAPEADYWAYAHIVGADGRIWAIADSIIVPPITGWPLGEVRSETRQIVLASDTPPGQYTIEFGLTKILNPGQDRLSVLADDGHEVGDHIELAKIRVAP